From one Leptospira kanakyensis genomic stretch:
- a CDS encoding STAS domain-containing protein encodes MVTKTIEENCYRIESNQLDVYSAASLEEDMTNIFQKGVTSLYLDFSNVEEVSSSVLGLLLYKKMIYRKQGVNLYLINVNPQVFKILKILNLNGHLLP; translated from the coding sequence ATGGTCACAAAAACGATAGAGGAAAATTGTTATCGCATCGAATCCAATCAATTGGATGTTTACTCTGCGGCAAGCCTAGAAGAGGACATGACAAATATCTTCCAAAAGGGTGTCACCTCCCTCTACTTAGATTTTTCTAATGTAGAAGAAGTATCTTCTTCGGTACTAGGACTCCTACTATACAAAAAAATGATCTACCGAAAACAAGGAGTGAATTTGTATCTGATCAATGTAAACCCACAAGTTTTTAAAATCTTAAAAATTCTAAACTTAAACGGTCATTTACTTCCTTAA
- a CDS encoding polyprenol monophosphomannose synthase, with translation MQNKTSIILPTFNEAGNIKNCAETISRILEKESIDFEIVIVDDNSPDGTYEVAKVLAQYDKRIKPFVRTTERGLSSAVTYGYGKAEGDNLVVVDADFQHDYTKIPDVIRLLNENDIVVATRRSSDGGYGNFPIFRKLASQFATKISEWLFPVPISDPMSGFFGIRKSIYLETKGKLHPRGYKILFEILGSVRTEKIAEVGYTFGLRTWGQSKLDSGVIFYFIWDLISIKWNQWKLSHSLQFRSKRRNSHIHP, from the coding sequence ATGCAAAATAAAACAAGTATCATACTTCCAACATTTAATGAAGCCGGTAATATTAAAAACTGTGCTGAAACCATCTCACGGATTCTTGAAAAAGAATCGATCGACTTTGAGATCGTGATTGTAGATGACAACTCACCTGATGGAACCTATGAAGTTGCCAAAGTCCTTGCACAGTATGACAAAAGGATCAAACCCTTTGTCCGCACGACAGAAAGAGGACTTAGCTCGGCTGTTACCTATGGATACGGAAAAGCAGAAGGTGACAATTTAGTTGTTGTGGATGCCGATTTCCAACATGATTATACAAAAATTCCTGATGTCATTCGACTCCTAAACGAAAATGATATCGTCGTTGCTACACGTCGAAGTTCCGATGGTGGTTACGGAAATTTTCCTATCTTCAGAAAGTTAGCCAGTCAATTTGCAACCAAAATCTCTGAGTGGTTATTCCCTGTTCCTATCTCCGATCCGATGAGTGGATTTTTTGGAATCAGAAAATCGATTTACTTAGAAACCAAAGGAAAACTCCACCCAAGAGGTTATAAAATTCTTTTTGAAATTTTGGGTTCAGTTCGTACGGAAAAGATCGCCGAAGTTGGGTATACCTTTGGGCTTCGTACTTGGGGACAATCCAAATTGGATTCAGGTGTGATCTTCTATTTTATCTGGGATTTGATTTCGATCAAATGGAACCAGTGGAAGTTATCTCACTCCCTTCAATTTCGATCCAAAAGAAGAAATTCGCACATCCACCCATAA